A single genomic interval of Paracoccus contaminans harbors:
- a CDS encoding DUF2793 domain-containing protein yields MSDTTTHLLLPYVLAAQAQKHVTHNEALRLLDGLVQLSVLDRDLTAPPGSPADGDRYIVGSGATGDWAGWDLNVALWTDGAWLRLPPRTGWRAWVEDEGLLLVYGGASWIGTTPTALQNMAMLGVGTTADGSNPFSAKLNAALWTAKTIAEGGTGDLLYTMNKEAAGDDLGLTLQTGFVTKALVGLFGSDRFRLAVSADGSTFFDGLSVDNATGIVDQPRLPRFKAWTNYDNYVGVGTWTKIGLNNTDTNDQGAFDAANNHFVAPADGTYLFGATLLYKINASATAHMRGRLVLNGTTEIRGSLGEISATHVSLATAIWLQTMVPLTAGDTVELQGYFRVADGYFAADHTSFWGCKIG; encoded by the coding sequence ATGTCCGACACCACGACCCATCTCCTGCTGCCCTACGTCCTCGCCGCGCAGGCCCAGAAGCACGTCACCCACAACGAGGCGCTGCGGCTTCTCGACGGGCTCGTCCAGCTCTCGGTCCTCGACCGGGACCTGACCGCCCCGCCCGGCAGCCCGGCCGATGGCGACCGCTACATCGTCGGCTCGGGCGCGACGGGCGACTGGGCCGGCTGGGACCTGAACGTGGCGCTCTGGACGGACGGGGCGTGGCTGCGTCTGCCACCGAGGACCGGCTGGCGCGCGTGGGTCGAGGACGAGGGCCTGCTGCTGGTCTACGGCGGCGCGAGCTGGATCGGCACCACGCCCACGGCGCTGCAGAATATGGCGATGCTGGGCGTCGGCACGACAGCGGATGGGTCGAACCCATTCTCGGCCAAGCTCAACGCTGCGCTCTGGACCGCGAAGACCATCGCCGAGGGCGGCACAGGCGATCTCCTCTACACCATGAACAAGGAGGCCGCGGGCGACGATCTCGGCCTCACGCTGCAGACCGGCTTCGTGACCAAGGCGCTGGTCGGCCTCTTCGGTTCGGACCGCTTCCGGCTGGCAGTCTCCGCCGACGGCAGCACCTTCTTCGACGGGCTCAGTGTCGACAACGCCACCGGCATCGTCGACCAGCCCCGGCTGCCACGGTTCAAGGCCTGGACCAACTACGACAACTATGTCGGCGTCGGGACATGGACGAAGATCGGCCTCAACAACACCGACACCAACGATCAGGGCGCGTTCGACGCCGCAAACAACCACTTCGTGGCACCCGCAGACGGCACCTACCTCTTCGGCGCGACGCTGCTCTACAAGATCAACGCCAGCGCCACGGCCCACATGCGCGGGCGGCTCGTGCTGAACGGGACGACCGAAATTCGCGGCTCCCTCGGCGAAATCTCCGCGACCCACGTCTCGCTCGCCACTGCCATCTGGCTGCAGACGATGGTCCCGCTGACTGCGGGCGATACCGTCGAGCTGCAGGGGTATTTCCGGGTCGCGGACGGCTACTTCGCGGCCGACCACACGTCCTTCTGGGGCTGCAAGATCGGCTGA
- a CDS encoding DUF6127 family protein, which produces MNPPRSEGYVRMPDAEFEAILTRAAEEGAKRALADVGLDGDEAALDIRDLRSLVDCIRLVRRTAMQTAVRMITTGVVLALLAGIAIKLKIFGNGP; this is translated from the coding sequence ATGAACCCACCCCGATCCGAAGGCTACGTCCGCATGCCGGACGCCGAGTTCGAGGCGATCCTGACCCGGGCGGCTGAGGAAGGCGCGAAGCGTGCGCTTGCCGATGTCGGCCTCGACGGCGACGAGGCTGCGCTCGACATCCGCGATCTGCGCTCGCTGGTGGACTGTATCCGGCTGGTGCGCCGCACCGCGATGCAGACTGCAGTTCGCATGATCACCACCGGCGTCGTGCTGGCGCTGCTGGCGGGCATCGCCATCAAGCTCAAGATCTTCGGCAACGGCCCGTAG